In Brienomyrus brachyistius isolate T26 chromosome 19, BBRACH_0.4, whole genome shotgun sequence, one DNA window encodes the following:
- the LOC125714701 gene encoding protein EFR3 homolog B isoform X3, producing the protein MYGVCGCCGALRPRYKRLVDNIFPEDPEDGLVKANMEKLTFYALSAPEKLDRIGAYLSERLSRDVARHRYGYVCIAMEALDQLLMACHCQSINLFVESFLKMVRKLLEADKPNLQILGTNSFVKFANIEEDTPSYHRSYDFFVSRFSEMCHSTYEDPDIRTKIRMAGIRGLQGVVRKTVNDELQANIWDPQHMDKIVPSLLFNLQQGEGTESRSPSPLQTAEKERERESPAELTERCFRELLGRAAYGNIKNAVTPVLTHLDNHSLWEGKTFAVRCFKIIMYSIQSQHSHLVIQQLLGHLDANNKNSAMVRAGIVEVLLEAAAIAASGSVGPTVLEVFNTLLRHLRLSVDYELTGSYESCSNVGARIIKEHEERKLQEAVIRTIGSFANTLPTYQRSEVMLFIMGKIPVPGMHPVPVSTKSGLQGSRMIQVMLLKSLLQVTTGFQTTNMLTALPTSFLDPLLAFTLLEDAEIRLLVLEILLSLIDRHDNWPKFSSISIFSDISVLKLRVDKCSRQDNLFMKKHSQQLYRHIFLACKEESSTQPHFEALYALLALISVELANEEVVVDLIRLALALQDLALTNEETLPAYNRCAVHALSGAYLNLISQLTTVPAFCQHVQEVIEMRQKEVPFFLPEDVFVENPRIPKILEKPEGDVLFLQSKITEVLGGSGYNTDRLATPYIPQLTDEDRLSKRKSVGETISLQVEVESRNSPEKEERTPAEEITFETLKNAIVDSVGVEEQERERRRQVVEKFQKAPFEEIAAHCGARATLLQSKLNQIFEITIRPPPSPSGTIGPGYGQTQSRSVPVYEMKFPDLCVY; encoded by the exons GCGTTTGTGGCTGCTGTGGGGCTTTGAGACCCCGGTACAAAAGGCTCGTGGATAACATCTTTCCCGAGGACCCCGAG GACGGCCTGGTAAAAGCCAACATGGAGAAGCTGACCTTCTACGCCCTCTCAGCCCCTGAGAAGCTGGACCGGATCGGGGCGTACTTGTCAGAGAGGCTGTCCAGAGACGTGGCTCGACACCGATATGG GTACGTGTGCATCGCCATGGAGGCCCTGGACCAGCTGCTGATGGCCTGCCACTGCCAAAGCATCAACCTGTTTGTGGAGAGCTTCCTGAAGATGGTTCGCAAGCTGCTGGAGGCTGACAAGCCCAATCTACAGATCCTGGGCACCAACTCG TTTGTCAAGTTCGCTAACATCGAAGAGGACACGCCCTCCTACCACCGCAGCTATGATTTCTTTGTATCCCGCTTCAGCGAGATGTGTCACTCGACCTACGAAGACCCTGACATCCGCACAAA gatcCGCATGGCAGGAATCAGGGGCCTGCAGGGGGTGGTGCGCAAGACAGTGAATGATGAGCTACAGGCCAATATCTGGGACCCGCAGCACATGGACAAGATCGTCCCGTCACTGCTGTTCAACCTCCAGCAGGGCGAGGGGACTGAGAG ccGCTCACCGTCACCGCTGCAGACCGCAGAGAAGGAACGGGAGCGTGAGAGCCCGGCTGAGCTGACAGAACGTTGCTTCAGGGAACTGCTGGGCCGAGCAGCCTACGGCAACATCAAGAATGCTGTCACACCCGTGCTTAC GCACTTGGATAACCACTCCCTGTGGGAGGGTAAGACCTTTGCCGTCCGCTGCTTTAAGATCATCATGTACTCCATCCAG TCCCAGCATTCCCATCTCGTGATCCAGCAACTACTGGGCCACCTGGACGCCAACAACAAGAACTCGGCGATGGTGCGAGCCGGGATAGTGGAGGTACTGCTGGAGGCAGCGGCCATCGCTGCGAGCGGCTCTGTGG GTCCCACGGTGCTGGAGGTGTTTAACACCCTCCTCAGGCACCTGCGCCTCAGCGTGGACTACGAGCTCACCGGCTCCTACGAATCCTGCAGCAACGTCGGGGCCCGAATCATCAAGGAACACGAGGAGAGGAAGCTGCAGGAGGCTGTCATCAGGACCATCG GGTCATTCGCCAACACTCTGCCCACATACCAGCGGTCCGAAGTCATGCTCTTCATCATGGGCAAGATCCCAGTTCCTGGGATGCACCCAGTGCCAGTGTCGACCAAATCTGG TTTGCAGGGCAGCCGGATGATTCAGGTCATGCTGCTGAAGTCACTGTTACAG GTGACCACAGGCTTTCAGACCACCAACATGCTGACGGCTCTGCCCACCTCGTTCCTGGACCCACTGCTGGCCTTCACCCTTTTGGAGGATGCTGAGATCCGCCTACTGGTCCTGGAGATTCTGCTCAGCCTCATAGATCGCCATGACAACTGGCCCAAGTTCAGCTCCATCAG CATCTTCTCTGATATCTCCGTGCTGAAGCTCAGGGTGGACAAGTGCTCTCGGCAAGACAACCTCTTCATGAAGAAG CACTCCCAGCAGCTGTACCGGCACATCTTCCTGGCCTGTAAGGAGGAGAGCAGCACCCAGCCACACTTCGAGGCCCTGTACGCCCTGCTGGCCCTCATCAGCGTTGAGCTGGCCAACGAGGAGGTGGTGGTGGACCTCATCCGGCTGGCTCTTGCTCTGCAG GACCTGGCACTAACCAATGAGGAGACACTTCCTGCGTACAACCGCTGTGCCGTCCACGCCCTCTCCGGCGCCTACCTGAATCTCATCAGTCAGTTGACCACTGTGCCCGCCTTCTGCCAGCATGTGCAAGAg GTGATTGAGATGCGTCAGAAGGAGGTTCCCTTCTTCCTACCAGAGGACGTCTTCGTGGAGAATCCCAG GATCCCAAAGATCCTGGAGAAGCCGGAAGGTGACGTGCTGTTTCTCCAGAGCAAGATCACAGAAGTGCTTGGGGGCAGTGGCTATAACACGGACCGGCTGGCTACTCCTTATATCCCACAACTGACCG ATGAAGACCGCCTGTCGAAGAGGAAGAGCGTGGGGGAGAccatctccctgcaggtggaaGTGGAATCCAGAAACAGCCCTGAGAAAGAAGAG AGGACTCCAGCAGAAGAGATCACATTCGAGACGCTGAAAAATGCCATCG TGGACAGTGTCGGCgtggaggagcaggagagggagcGCAGACGCCAGGTGGTGGAGAAGTTCCAGAAGGCCCCCTTTGAGGAAATAGCTGCCCACTGCGGTGCCAGG GCCACACTGCTGCAAAGCAAACTCAATCAGATATTTGAGATAACCATCAG ACCACCCCCCAGCCCTTCTGGGACCATCGGCCCAGGATACGGGCAGACCCAGAGCCGCTCGGTGCCCGTCTACGAAATGAAGTTCCCTGACCTCTGCGTGTACTAG
- the LOC125714701 gene encoding protein EFR3 homolog B isoform X2 gives MPPVGLRADRTLLCLGSLLDRLFTMGVCGCCGALRPRYKRLVDNIFPEDPEDGLVKANMEKLTFYALSAPEKLDRIGAYLSERLSRDVARHRYGYVCIAMEALDQLLMACHCQSINLFVESFLKMVRKLLEADKPNLQILGTNSFVKFANIEEDTPSYHRSYDFFVSRFSEMCHSTYEDPDIRTKIRMAGIRGLQGVVRKTVNDELQANIWDPQHMDKIVPSLLFNLQQGEGTESRSPSPLQTAEKERERESPAELTERCFRELLGRAAYGNIKNAVTPVLTHLDNHSLWEGKTFAVRCFKIIMYSIQSQHSHLVIQQLLGHLDANNKNSAMVRAGIVEVLLEAAAIAASGSVGPTVLEVFNTLLRHLRLSVDYELTGSYESCSNVGARIIKEHEERKLQEAVIRTIGSFANTLPTYQRSEVMLFIMGKIPVPGMHPVPVSTKSGLQGSRMIQVMLLKSLLQVTTGFQTTNMLTALPTSFLDPLLAFTLLEDAEIRLLVLEILLSLIDRHDNWPKFSSISIFSDISVLKLRVDKCSRQDNLFMKKHSQQLYRHIFLACKEESSTQPHFEALYALLALISVELANEEVVVDLIRLALALQDLALTNEETLPAYNRCAVHALSGAYLNLISQLTTVPAFCQHVQEVIEMRQKEVPFFLPEDVFVENPRIPKILEKPEGDVLFLQSKITEVLGGSGYNTDRLATPYIPQLTDEDRLSKRKSVGETISLQVEVESRNSPEKEERTPAEEITFETLKNAIVDSVGVEEQERERRRQVVEKFQKAPFEEIAAHCGARATLLQSKLNQIFEITIRPPPSPSGTIGPGYGQTQSRSVPVYEMKFPDLCVY, from the exons GCGTTTGTGGCTGCTGTGGGGCTTTGAGACCCCGGTACAAAAGGCTCGTGGATAACATCTTTCCCGAGGACCCCGAG GACGGCCTGGTAAAAGCCAACATGGAGAAGCTGACCTTCTACGCCCTCTCAGCCCCTGAGAAGCTGGACCGGATCGGGGCGTACTTGTCAGAGAGGCTGTCCAGAGACGTGGCTCGACACCGATATGG GTACGTGTGCATCGCCATGGAGGCCCTGGACCAGCTGCTGATGGCCTGCCACTGCCAAAGCATCAACCTGTTTGTGGAGAGCTTCCTGAAGATGGTTCGCAAGCTGCTGGAGGCTGACAAGCCCAATCTACAGATCCTGGGCACCAACTCG TTTGTCAAGTTCGCTAACATCGAAGAGGACACGCCCTCCTACCACCGCAGCTATGATTTCTTTGTATCCCGCTTCAGCGAGATGTGTCACTCGACCTACGAAGACCCTGACATCCGCACAAA gatcCGCATGGCAGGAATCAGGGGCCTGCAGGGGGTGGTGCGCAAGACAGTGAATGATGAGCTACAGGCCAATATCTGGGACCCGCAGCACATGGACAAGATCGTCCCGTCACTGCTGTTCAACCTCCAGCAGGGCGAGGGGACTGAGAG ccGCTCACCGTCACCGCTGCAGACCGCAGAGAAGGAACGGGAGCGTGAGAGCCCGGCTGAGCTGACAGAACGTTGCTTCAGGGAACTGCTGGGCCGAGCAGCCTACGGCAACATCAAGAATGCTGTCACACCCGTGCTTAC GCACTTGGATAACCACTCCCTGTGGGAGGGTAAGACCTTTGCCGTCCGCTGCTTTAAGATCATCATGTACTCCATCCAG TCCCAGCATTCCCATCTCGTGATCCAGCAACTACTGGGCCACCTGGACGCCAACAACAAGAACTCGGCGATGGTGCGAGCCGGGATAGTGGAGGTACTGCTGGAGGCAGCGGCCATCGCTGCGAGCGGCTCTGTGG GTCCCACGGTGCTGGAGGTGTTTAACACCCTCCTCAGGCACCTGCGCCTCAGCGTGGACTACGAGCTCACCGGCTCCTACGAATCCTGCAGCAACGTCGGGGCCCGAATCATCAAGGAACACGAGGAGAGGAAGCTGCAGGAGGCTGTCATCAGGACCATCG GGTCATTCGCCAACACTCTGCCCACATACCAGCGGTCCGAAGTCATGCTCTTCATCATGGGCAAGATCCCAGTTCCTGGGATGCACCCAGTGCCAGTGTCGACCAAATCTGG TTTGCAGGGCAGCCGGATGATTCAGGTCATGCTGCTGAAGTCACTGTTACAG GTGACCACAGGCTTTCAGACCACCAACATGCTGACGGCTCTGCCCACCTCGTTCCTGGACCCACTGCTGGCCTTCACCCTTTTGGAGGATGCTGAGATCCGCCTACTGGTCCTGGAGATTCTGCTCAGCCTCATAGATCGCCATGACAACTGGCCCAAGTTCAGCTCCATCAG CATCTTCTCTGATATCTCCGTGCTGAAGCTCAGGGTGGACAAGTGCTCTCGGCAAGACAACCTCTTCATGAAGAAG CACTCCCAGCAGCTGTACCGGCACATCTTCCTGGCCTGTAAGGAGGAGAGCAGCACCCAGCCACACTTCGAGGCCCTGTACGCCCTGCTGGCCCTCATCAGCGTTGAGCTGGCCAACGAGGAGGTGGTGGTGGACCTCATCCGGCTGGCTCTTGCTCTGCAG GACCTGGCACTAACCAATGAGGAGACACTTCCTGCGTACAACCGCTGTGCCGTCCACGCCCTCTCCGGCGCCTACCTGAATCTCATCAGTCAGTTGACCACTGTGCCCGCCTTCTGCCAGCATGTGCAAGAg GTGATTGAGATGCGTCAGAAGGAGGTTCCCTTCTTCCTACCAGAGGACGTCTTCGTGGAGAATCCCAG GATCCCAAAGATCCTGGAGAAGCCGGAAGGTGACGTGCTGTTTCTCCAGAGCAAGATCACAGAAGTGCTTGGGGGCAGTGGCTATAACACGGACCGGCTGGCTACTCCTTATATCCCACAACTGACCG ATGAAGACCGCCTGTCGAAGAGGAAGAGCGTGGGGGAGAccatctccctgcaggtggaaGTGGAATCCAGAAACAGCCCTGAGAAAGAAGAG AGGACTCCAGCAGAAGAGATCACATTCGAGACGCTGAAAAATGCCATCG TGGACAGTGTCGGCgtggaggagcaggagagggagcGCAGACGCCAGGTGGTGGAGAAGTTCCAGAAGGCCCCCTTTGAGGAAATAGCTGCCCACTGCGGTGCCAGG GCCACACTGCTGCAAAGCAAACTCAATCAGATATTTGAGATAACCATCAG ACCACCCCCCAGCCCTTCTGGGACCATCGGCCCAGGATACGGGCAGACCCAGAGCCGCTCGGTGCCCGTCTACGAAATGAAGTTCCCTGACCTCTGCGTGTACTAG
- the LOC125714701 gene encoding protein EFR3 homolog B isoform X4, with the protein MTGVCGCCGALRPRYKRLVDNIFPEDPEDGLVKANMEKLTFYALSAPEKLDRIGAYLSERLSRDVARHRYGYVCIAMEALDQLLMACHCQSINLFVESFLKMVRKLLEADKPNLQILGTNSFVKFANIEEDTPSYHRSYDFFVSRFSEMCHSTYEDPDIRTKIRMAGIRGLQGVVRKTVNDELQANIWDPQHMDKIVPSLLFNLQQGEGTESRSPSPLQTAEKERERESPAELTERCFRELLGRAAYGNIKNAVTPVLTHLDNHSLWEGKTFAVRCFKIIMYSIQSQHSHLVIQQLLGHLDANNKNSAMVRAGIVEVLLEAAAIAASGSVGPTVLEVFNTLLRHLRLSVDYELTGSYESCSNVGARIIKEHEERKLQEAVIRTIGSFANTLPTYQRSEVMLFIMGKIPVPGMHPVPVSTKSGLQGSRMIQVMLLKSLLQVTTGFQTTNMLTALPTSFLDPLLAFTLLEDAEIRLLVLEILLSLIDRHDNWPKFSSISIFSDISVLKLRVDKCSRQDNLFMKKHSQQLYRHIFLACKEESSTQPHFEALYALLALISVELANEEVVVDLIRLALALQDLALTNEETLPAYNRCAVHALSGAYLNLISQLTTVPAFCQHVQEVIEMRQKEVPFFLPEDVFVENPRIPKILEKPEGDVLFLQSKITEVLGGSGYNTDRLATPYIPQLTDEDRLSKRKSVGETISLQVEVESRNSPEKEERTPAEEITFETLKNAIVDSVGVEEQERERRRQVVEKFQKAPFEEIAAHCGARATLLQSKLNQIFEITIRPPPSPSGTIGPGYGQTQSRSVPVYEMKFPDLCVY; encoded by the exons GCGTTTGTGGCTGCTGTGGGGCTTTGAGACCCCGGTACAAAAGGCTCGTGGATAACATCTTTCCCGAGGACCCCGAG GACGGCCTGGTAAAAGCCAACATGGAGAAGCTGACCTTCTACGCCCTCTCAGCCCCTGAGAAGCTGGACCGGATCGGGGCGTACTTGTCAGAGAGGCTGTCCAGAGACGTGGCTCGACACCGATATGG GTACGTGTGCATCGCCATGGAGGCCCTGGACCAGCTGCTGATGGCCTGCCACTGCCAAAGCATCAACCTGTTTGTGGAGAGCTTCCTGAAGATGGTTCGCAAGCTGCTGGAGGCTGACAAGCCCAATCTACAGATCCTGGGCACCAACTCG TTTGTCAAGTTCGCTAACATCGAAGAGGACACGCCCTCCTACCACCGCAGCTATGATTTCTTTGTATCCCGCTTCAGCGAGATGTGTCACTCGACCTACGAAGACCCTGACATCCGCACAAA gatcCGCATGGCAGGAATCAGGGGCCTGCAGGGGGTGGTGCGCAAGACAGTGAATGATGAGCTACAGGCCAATATCTGGGACCCGCAGCACATGGACAAGATCGTCCCGTCACTGCTGTTCAACCTCCAGCAGGGCGAGGGGACTGAGAG ccGCTCACCGTCACCGCTGCAGACCGCAGAGAAGGAACGGGAGCGTGAGAGCCCGGCTGAGCTGACAGAACGTTGCTTCAGGGAACTGCTGGGCCGAGCAGCCTACGGCAACATCAAGAATGCTGTCACACCCGTGCTTAC GCACTTGGATAACCACTCCCTGTGGGAGGGTAAGACCTTTGCCGTCCGCTGCTTTAAGATCATCATGTACTCCATCCAG TCCCAGCATTCCCATCTCGTGATCCAGCAACTACTGGGCCACCTGGACGCCAACAACAAGAACTCGGCGATGGTGCGAGCCGGGATAGTGGAGGTACTGCTGGAGGCAGCGGCCATCGCTGCGAGCGGCTCTGTGG GTCCCACGGTGCTGGAGGTGTTTAACACCCTCCTCAGGCACCTGCGCCTCAGCGTGGACTACGAGCTCACCGGCTCCTACGAATCCTGCAGCAACGTCGGGGCCCGAATCATCAAGGAACACGAGGAGAGGAAGCTGCAGGAGGCTGTCATCAGGACCATCG GGTCATTCGCCAACACTCTGCCCACATACCAGCGGTCCGAAGTCATGCTCTTCATCATGGGCAAGATCCCAGTTCCTGGGATGCACCCAGTGCCAGTGTCGACCAAATCTGG TTTGCAGGGCAGCCGGATGATTCAGGTCATGCTGCTGAAGTCACTGTTACAG GTGACCACAGGCTTTCAGACCACCAACATGCTGACGGCTCTGCCCACCTCGTTCCTGGACCCACTGCTGGCCTTCACCCTTTTGGAGGATGCTGAGATCCGCCTACTGGTCCTGGAGATTCTGCTCAGCCTCATAGATCGCCATGACAACTGGCCCAAGTTCAGCTCCATCAG CATCTTCTCTGATATCTCCGTGCTGAAGCTCAGGGTGGACAAGTGCTCTCGGCAAGACAACCTCTTCATGAAGAAG CACTCCCAGCAGCTGTACCGGCACATCTTCCTGGCCTGTAAGGAGGAGAGCAGCACCCAGCCACACTTCGAGGCCCTGTACGCCCTGCTGGCCCTCATCAGCGTTGAGCTGGCCAACGAGGAGGTGGTGGTGGACCTCATCCGGCTGGCTCTTGCTCTGCAG GACCTGGCACTAACCAATGAGGAGACACTTCCTGCGTACAACCGCTGTGCCGTCCACGCCCTCTCCGGCGCCTACCTGAATCTCATCAGTCAGTTGACCACTGTGCCCGCCTTCTGCCAGCATGTGCAAGAg GTGATTGAGATGCGTCAGAAGGAGGTTCCCTTCTTCCTACCAGAGGACGTCTTCGTGGAGAATCCCAG GATCCCAAAGATCCTGGAGAAGCCGGAAGGTGACGTGCTGTTTCTCCAGAGCAAGATCACAGAAGTGCTTGGGGGCAGTGGCTATAACACGGACCGGCTGGCTACTCCTTATATCCCACAACTGACCG ATGAAGACCGCCTGTCGAAGAGGAAGAGCGTGGGGGAGAccatctccctgcaggtggaaGTGGAATCCAGAAACAGCCCTGAGAAAGAAGAG AGGACTCCAGCAGAAGAGATCACATTCGAGACGCTGAAAAATGCCATCG TGGACAGTGTCGGCgtggaggagcaggagagggagcGCAGACGCCAGGTGGTGGAGAAGTTCCAGAAGGCCCCCTTTGAGGAAATAGCTGCCCACTGCGGTGCCAGG GCCACACTGCTGCAAAGCAAACTCAATCAGATATTTGAGATAACCATCAG ACCACCCCCCAGCCCTTCTGGGACCATCGGCCCAGGATACGGGCAGACCCAGAGCCGCTCGGTGCCCGTCTACGAAATGAAGTTCCCTGACCTCTGCGTGTACTAG
- the LOC125714701 gene encoding protein EFR3 homolog B isoform X1 produces the protein MPLDASQCVDLRAGLSMEARVCGCCGALRPRYKRLVDNIFPEDPEDGLVKANMEKLTFYALSAPEKLDRIGAYLSERLSRDVARHRYGYVCIAMEALDQLLMACHCQSINLFVESFLKMVRKLLEADKPNLQILGTNSFVKFANIEEDTPSYHRSYDFFVSRFSEMCHSTYEDPDIRTKIRMAGIRGLQGVVRKTVNDELQANIWDPQHMDKIVPSLLFNLQQGEGTESRSPSPLQTAEKERERESPAELTERCFRELLGRAAYGNIKNAVTPVLTHLDNHSLWEGKTFAVRCFKIIMYSIQSQHSHLVIQQLLGHLDANNKNSAMVRAGIVEVLLEAAAIAASGSVGPTVLEVFNTLLRHLRLSVDYELTGSYESCSNVGARIIKEHEERKLQEAVIRTIGSFANTLPTYQRSEVMLFIMGKIPVPGMHPVPVSTKSGLQGSRMIQVMLLKSLLQVTTGFQTTNMLTALPTSFLDPLLAFTLLEDAEIRLLVLEILLSLIDRHDNWPKFSSISIFSDISVLKLRVDKCSRQDNLFMKKHSQQLYRHIFLACKEESSTQPHFEALYALLALISVELANEEVVVDLIRLALALQDLALTNEETLPAYNRCAVHALSGAYLNLISQLTTVPAFCQHVQEVIEMRQKEVPFFLPEDVFVENPRIPKILEKPEGDVLFLQSKITEVLGGSGYNTDRLATPYIPQLTDEDRLSKRKSVGETISLQVEVESRNSPEKEERTPAEEITFETLKNAIVDSVGVEEQERERRRQVVEKFQKAPFEEIAAHCGARATLLQSKLNQIFEITIRPPPSPSGTIGPGYGQTQSRSVPVYEMKFPDLCVY, from the exons GCGTTTGTGGCTGCTGTGGGGCTTTGAGACCCCGGTACAAAAGGCTCGTGGATAACATCTTTCCCGAGGACCCCGAG GACGGCCTGGTAAAAGCCAACATGGAGAAGCTGACCTTCTACGCCCTCTCAGCCCCTGAGAAGCTGGACCGGATCGGGGCGTACTTGTCAGAGAGGCTGTCCAGAGACGTGGCTCGACACCGATATGG GTACGTGTGCATCGCCATGGAGGCCCTGGACCAGCTGCTGATGGCCTGCCACTGCCAAAGCATCAACCTGTTTGTGGAGAGCTTCCTGAAGATGGTTCGCAAGCTGCTGGAGGCTGACAAGCCCAATCTACAGATCCTGGGCACCAACTCG TTTGTCAAGTTCGCTAACATCGAAGAGGACACGCCCTCCTACCACCGCAGCTATGATTTCTTTGTATCCCGCTTCAGCGAGATGTGTCACTCGACCTACGAAGACCCTGACATCCGCACAAA gatcCGCATGGCAGGAATCAGGGGCCTGCAGGGGGTGGTGCGCAAGACAGTGAATGATGAGCTACAGGCCAATATCTGGGACCCGCAGCACATGGACAAGATCGTCCCGTCACTGCTGTTCAACCTCCAGCAGGGCGAGGGGACTGAGAG ccGCTCACCGTCACCGCTGCAGACCGCAGAGAAGGAACGGGAGCGTGAGAGCCCGGCTGAGCTGACAGAACGTTGCTTCAGGGAACTGCTGGGCCGAGCAGCCTACGGCAACATCAAGAATGCTGTCACACCCGTGCTTAC GCACTTGGATAACCACTCCCTGTGGGAGGGTAAGACCTTTGCCGTCCGCTGCTTTAAGATCATCATGTACTCCATCCAG TCCCAGCATTCCCATCTCGTGATCCAGCAACTACTGGGCCACCTGGACGCCAACAACAAGAACTCGGCGATGGTGCGAGCCGGGATAGTGGAGGTACTGCTGGAGGCAGCGGCCATCGCTGCGAGCGGCTCTGTGG GTCCCACGGTGCTGGAGGTGTTTAACACCCTCCTCAGGCACCTGCGCCTCAGCGTGGACTACGAGCTCACCGGCTCCTACGAATCCTGCAGCAACGTCGGGGCCCGAATCATCAAGGAACACGAGGAGAGGAAGCTGCAGGAGGCTGTCATCAGGACCATCG GGTCATTCGCCAACACTCTGCCCACATACCAGCGGTCCGAAGTCATGCTCTTCATCATGGGCAAGATCCCAGTTCCTGGGATGCACCCAGTGCCAGTGTCGACCAAATCTGG TTTGCAGGGCAGCCGGATGATTCAGGTCATGCTGCTGAAGTCACTGTTACAG GTGACCACAGGCTTTCAGACCACCAACATGCTGACGGCTCTGCCCACCTCGTTCCTGGACCCACTGCTGGCCTTCACCCTTTTGGAGGATGCTGAGATCCGCCTACTGGTCCTGGAGATTCTGCTCAGCCTCATAGATCGCCATGACAACTGGCCCAAGTTCAGCTCCATCAG CATCTTCTCTGATATCTCCGTGCTGAAGCTCAGGGTGGACAAGTGCTCTCGGCAAGACAACCTCTTCATGAAGAAG CACTCCCAGCAGCTGTACCGGCACATCTTCCTGGCCTGTAAGGAGGAGAGCAGCACCCAGCCACACTTCGAGGCCCTGTACGCCCTGCTGGCCCTCATCAGCGTTGAGCTGGCCAACGAGGAGGTGGTGGTGGACCTCATCCGGCTGGCTCTTGCTCTGCAG GACCTGGCACTAACCAATGAGGAGACACTTCCTGCGTACAACCGCTGTGCCGTCCACGCCCTCTCCGGCGCCTACCTGAATCTCATCAGTCAGTTGACCACTGTGCCCGCCTTCTGCCAGCATGTGCAAGAg GTGATTGAGATGCGTCAGAAGGAGGTTCCCTTCTTCCTACCAGAGGACGTCTTCGTGGAGAATCCCAG GATCCCAAAGATCCTGGAGAAGCCGGAAGGTGACGTGCTGTTTCTCCAGAGCAAGATCACAGAAGTGCTTGGGGGCAGTGGCTATAACACGGACCGGCTGGCTACTCCTTATATCCCACAACTGACCG ATGAAGACCGCCTGTCGAAGAGGAAGAGCGTGGGGGAGAccatctccctgcaggtggaaGTGGAATCCAGAAACAGCCCTGAGAAAGAAGAG AGGACTCCAGCAGAAGAGATCACATTCGAGACGCTGAAAAATGCCATCG TGGACAGTGTCGGCgtggaggagcaggagagggagcGCAGACGCCAGGTGGTGGAGAAGTTCCAGAAGGCCCCCTTTGAGGAAATAGCTGCCCACTGCGGTGCCAGG GCCACACTGCTGCAAAGCAAACTCAATCAGATATTTGAGATAACCATCAG ACCACCCCCCAGCCCTTCTGGGACCATCGGCCCAGGATACGGGCAGACCCAGAGCCGCTCGGTGCCCGTCTACGAAATGAAGTTCCCTGACCTCTGCGTGTACTAG